GGGAGGGGCTGGGGGAGGGGGCACCCTTTCCGCCCGAACGAACCTCCCGGTCATTCCCAAAGCGAAGCGGGCGCCGGAAAGATCCCGGCGCCCGCCTCACCTGCTACTGCTCACCCTCACCGCCTGCTCAGCCTCACGGGCAGCGGTTCGGGTCGTTGGGGTTGCGGAAGCCGCCCACGCTGGCGCCGCCCACTCGCACGCCGCCGTTGGTGACCTGCGCGTTCACGTCGGGAATGTTGGGGTTCGCGTTCTGCTCCGTCTGGCCGTAGAACAGGCGCCCCGGCACCTCGCCGCTGACCACGCCGTCACCCACCACCGGGTGCAGGTTGAGGCCCGCGTAGCACGTGCGCTTGTAGTCGTTCCACGCCTCGATGTTCTGGAACTCCGCGATGTACTTCTCGGCCACGATCGCCTGGAAGAGCGCGGTGCCCGTGAGACCCACCAGCGCCGGGAGCGGCGCCGCAGTGTCGTCGGCGTGGCGTACCGCCGCGCGGGCGTTGTTCAGGTGCACCAGGGCCGGGCCGTCCTGGCCGCGCTTCTGGTACGCCTCGGCCAGGATCAGCTCGTTCTCCAGGTACGTCACCAGCGGCTGGCGGAACGTCGGGCTGTTCCGCGCGCCGTTGAGCGGCGACGCGCCGTTCGGCGACGGCGTGCCCGTGGGCTGGTCCTCGCCGCCGAAGCCCCCGCCCGGCGCCTCGCCGAAGTAATCGGCGCGGCGCGGGTCGTTGCGCGCGTTCATCAGGTCCACGAGCAGCTTGCCCGCCACGATGTCGTTGCCGAAGCCCGTCGTGTTGAACTGGAACCAGACGTTGCGCTCCGACGTGGCGCTGGTGTGCAGCGCCCGCCAGTCGTTGTTCGGCGACGTGATGCCGTGCAGCGCCGCCGCGATGGCGCTGTCGTAGGCAGCCGCGCCCCGAACCTCTGCGGTGTGCATGAAGTAGCGCGCCTTCAGCGTGTAGGCCGCCGGCAC
This Longimicrobiaceae bacterium DNA region includes the following protein-coding sequences:
- a CDS encoding SusD/RagB family nutrient-binding outer membrane lipoprotein, with the protein product MFRARTLNLAVGAALVLGAGGCSDFLTDSKATKDPNQATSASRNQLFVAVQAAQFGIQESGVAEAACMFTQGCAGVGGRFVEERAGYTFTNSDFSGDFTQSYAGGGLVDIRQVQDTSRIRGDSVYLGIAKVWEAFDIGTAADIWGDVPYREAADPVGHPTPNLDPQLQVYDDLQRVLNEAIREVGSGTGQGPEAVDLVYGAGGSAKWVPAAYTLKARYFMHTAEVRGAAAYDSAIAAALHGITSPNNDWRALHTSATSERNVWFQFNTTGFGNDIVAGKLLVDLMNARNDPRRADYFGEAPGGGFGGEDQPTGTPSPNGASPLNGARNSPTFRQPLVTYLENELILAEAYQKRGQDGPALVHLNNARAAVRHADDTAAPLPALVGLTGTALFQAIVAEKYIAEFQNIEAWNDYKRTCYAGLNLHPVVGDGVVSGEVPGRLFYGQTEQNANPNIPDVNAQVTNGGVRVGGASVGGFRNPNDPNRCP